The genomic interval aaatgaatattaacaCACTCGGCTAAACATGCATCATATAAAGCtggggaaaaaatgtttatatcaaCAAATAAGAAAGTGTCCTGATTATATAGTTCTAAGAAAAACTAACTTCTATTTACACACCTTGTAATGTGTTTAGAATAATGTCTGCAACAAAGCTCGTTGATCAAATCGCAGTCCTTCCTGTGAACAATAAGGACAGCAGTTTTAGCCTAAAGATTCGCTGAAAAAGGCTATCGGTTGTATTGGAGAGACAAATCGTAACCGTACCTCCTGAAAGTCACAAACTGTGACGATTTATCATCCTCCAGTCCAGGACCTTCGCTGAGTAAGTATGTAATGGCATCCTGGAGGTCTATGCAgcaaaatatgatcaaatacatttcaaatacagACTTTTTGCCCATTAAAGCGAATACGTACAATGTCACAGCACCCACAAGAGCTTTTGCAATTGGTCAGTGTTAAATTTCAACAATGTATTTGAATTCTAATTGCAGTGACAAAGTTGCACTAGTGAAATATATTGAAGATGTCTGTGTAGCTTCAGGACTGATTGATCTCAACCCAAAGTGTTGAATGTGTCACACGTGACAGGAAGTGTGTTCAGGAACTATCGAATGAAAACAAGCCAGACATACAGGAAGCAAAATGTGATTAAAGTGTGCTTCTTTTGTTATTCTGATTGTATGGGCCGTCAGGTTCACACCTTTAATGCCTGAGCACTCGATGCTCTCCTGAGGCACAGTCACAGTAAAGATACCACACATCATTCTGCAGATCCAGCTTATGACAATCAAGTGttacaaaaagaataaatgttcaaatatttaataactgcTCACTTACCAAACATATCCTTTTCACCACATGTTTGGACAAAAATGAACCTTTTGTCAGATGGCACCTTGGAAGGTCTCATCATGTTTACAATAGCATCAAACTCCAGAGGACTGTAACGTTTCTTTTTACCCATCTCTGAGATGCTGAAATGTTATGGAAATAACAACagtatgtttaataaattaataaaggtttatattaaatacacacaattaCCAGTAGACCACAAAGGAGCTAAAAGGaggtttgtaaaaatgtatataaccCCATTAAACAATAAGAATACAAACTATCTGCTCACAGTCCAGCGTTTCTGACGATGAGCTCAGACTCGGCGCGATGGTTGGTCTGCATCTCAATGGCCCACTGGACCTTCCTGAGACCTTCAAACAGATCGAACAGTGCGTTTCCAGGCTCGATGCTGGGCAACTGTCTCACATCTCCTGCAGACACAACaggattgtttttttattttgtttattagtaATACAAGAAGGTACCTAAGCCCTAAATATTATGCATGCAATATGCCTTTACCCAAAAGGATGAACTTCTGGAGTTGTGCGTGTTTAGTAAGCATGCTGAGAATGGAGTGAAGGATCTGAACAGACACCAGGCTCCCCTCGTCGACCACCAGCACCCGCACCTTTGAGAACTTCCATTTCTGAGGATTACCACTAggatctttttttgtgttcatgaAACTCCATAAAACCTAAAAGAAAGGGGATTTTTGTGTAATATAGGTAACtaatacaatgcatttatatcTGGATTACTGAAATAACATATTAAACTTATAACCGAAACACATATTAAAACAGCAAAAGTGCATTAACCATTGACAAACCTTGTACAAGTTATAATGCTGTGTCATGAAATATTATGTAGTAACATTACGTATATGTAACATGACGTTATGAAATGCAGTGTTccactttaaaaacatgtataatacattcattaacatgatatatatatgttaattaCTGTGTATATTGTTAAGTAGTGTACAGTTGTTTATGTAACACTATGTTATCAAATGTTATGTCGTTATGTATTAAGtgtaagatttaaaatgtaatgtcatCTATTGTTTAAGTCATGTacgttttttttggtttttttttaacttgtgtaAGGTTTTATTAGGAAATTCTATGTAATCAGACTATACCTGGTGCATAGTATAAGAAGTGAACCCGGTTCTCTTGGTGAGAAGTGAAGCAGCTCTTCCTGTAGGAGCAGTGAGGAGAACCTCTACAGGCTTTTCACTGTCACTCCCTTCATCATCGTTTTTCTCCTCGTGATCGTCTGACAGCAGCCCATTAATGAAGCCTTGAGAGTCATTCTGAAAGTCCTCACAGGCCTTCAACACCTCTTCTCTGTCACTTGTCTGTTGCTCCATGGCCGCCTTAAACACCAGGCTGACCACTGTGGTCTTCCCACAACCGCCCTTCCCGCTGATCACGGTCACCGGGTTGGCGCACATCATTTCTGCTGCTCGCACCTGATCGGGGTCTAACTCTATAGTTGATGGATCAATGTCAACGGAGTCATTCGAGGAGTCCGAGTCTGAAGTTGCGCTTTCCTCTTTAATGGTGAGCTTTGTAATTTCACAGGCCTGAGGAGAGTCACATGTTGGCGTTTCTCCACTGTGACGGACAGCGTTTGAAGTAGCAGGCTGGGGAAAAGCAAGATCTACATGCTCAGCCTTAACCTCCTGATCAATGTCATTTTGTGCTTCTGAGGCTGAGATTTTTGAGTCAGCCTTAGAACTTCCGTGTCTTTCACGAGCCTTCGCCCTTAATCTATCCAGTTGAGCTTCTTGAAGCACCTCTCTCACGTCCAAGTGGATCTTCCAGGGGTCTCCCTCAACCAGGCCTCTTAAGCATTCAGCAATGCCTTTCTCGTAGCCAAAGAGGTTCCGAAGTGCCACCCTCTTACTTTCTCTTTTAAGCACCCCCTGCTCCGCAAGAAAATGTAAAGCATCCCAGGCACCCGAAACTCCCGTCTCCTTCTGTATTTTGTCTACCAGCAGATCCTGGTTGGCGTATGTGCTGCCATCGGCCCTGCAGCGTCTTTTCAGTTCTGTATACACCACCAAGGCATTACGCTGCAGCACCGGGAATCTCCAGAATAAACGACAAAGCTTGAACGCGTCCATATGTGCTTCACATCGGACCAGATGTAATTCTTTAAACATGATCTGTTGAAAAAGTtagaaaaatattcatattaaccGATTAAATGAGcataagattttaaataaaaccaccaGATTGGCAAACTTACGTAATTAAAGCCCAGCTTCCATGCATCAGTTTTAATGAGCTCCTCAAGTTCGGCCaatgtatttgtattgtttcGTTCTTGTGCAGTAGAACCATCACGATCGGAAGTTTCTGGCACGTTTTCCATCGTTCCCTTGTTCATAATGTCCTTAAACTGGCCTGGCAGCAATGTTGGTAAGTATTTCATGATTTCAGGGTACAAGCTGGCAACTCTCACGTGTGTCCAAGCCTCTGTTTTGAAAAAGAACAAGAACGTAAATATAATTTCAGTATCACTTCATATTGATTATGCATGCCGAAGTGTATATGCTTTAGAAAGTTACTTCACATCTGGTTGTGTCCAGGGTCTTCTGTGTCTTTGCTTTATAACTAAATCTATTTTGAATTGTTGCAGATTGGAATATTTaaccaaaaactattttacGCGTCATGCGAATGAAATAAGTAAACATGGTATACATTCACAACCTGAGCGTTTGACATTTGACTTGAGCTGTTCAGCCACAGCTTTATTCCCGGGAGATGAATCTTCGAAATCCTGCAGGACGTCCAGCACAGTCACAAGCTCCACATATCTGTCCTTGGGCAACCACTCCATGAGCATGTTAACAAAGTCAGGTTCTGCCCTACATGCTTTAAGAAAGAGAGACATGAGTGGCCGGCCCTCTCCTCCCAGATCAGTACGGAGCCTGTAGGAGGGGTAGCCTTTGATGAAATTTTTGTGTCGGCCTTGACGAATTGTACAGGTAACCTCCCACCAGGGATCATGGAGAGGAAAACGGCCGTCAACCCAATACGTCTTATTACCGGTCATCAATTGCACTGCAAAAGAAGATTATGAGACACGCATGAAGCCTTTTGGTGCCTAAAAAAGAtgtatataaactaaaaatgatactaaaataaaagcttcacTTATTTGAGCCACAATATGTCGATTTTAAGTGAAATCCTACAAtctatattgttttaaaaaaaaaacatgctcattaataaataaatcaattaaatgaaaCGTGCACAATTTGTTTCTAATAACAAAGCAAAGATTGTTTTTTGGTAACGTATTTTCTGTGCCACACATCTATGTTTACGTTAAGCGTGTGATACAGCCGCAAAACACTCATCTGGTCATCAATAAATAACACcagatgaaaacaaatgtttgttagCATTGAGCTGTACCTTGTTTTGACGCTGGCACGGAAGATTTGAACATGCACCCCCCGGACGAAACCGAATCCATCTCTTTCATGTCGAGAAACTCGGGCTGTgcttcctcttcttcatcctcgCTTTCTGAAACGTCTTCTTGGTTTGTCTGCACGGCGTGGTGTTCTGGTAAAATGTAACCAGTTATGGTTTTTAAGCCAGCGGTGGGACTCTGCAGCGCCATGCCGAGTGCGGACCGAGGCGCAGGCTACAGTCAGTTCAGTTCGCGGGTCATTTCTTGACTCATGACATTAAACAACACTGTCAAAGAAGGACAATCACTtcacgtcaaaataaaagttcactGAGTTTAGACGCGGCTTCCCGTCAGTAGAATCACTCAAGAGCAagataaacaattattaaaaatgtaaaatagtagTTCCAAGTGTAGTCTCTGCAGTCGTTGGTATAGTATAGTTCAAACGtgtatttgaaattttaaatcattctgGAATGAGAATGTTAGATATGTGCATTCCGTTATCAAAGAATTATAAACATGCTATCA from Puntigrus tetrazona isolate hp1 chromosome 4, ASM1883169v1, whole genome shotgun sequence carries:
- the helb gene encoding DNA helicase B, translating into MALQSPTAGLKTITGYILPEHHAVQTNQEDVSESEDEEEEAQPEFLDMKEMDSVSSGGCMFKSSVPASKQVQLMTGNKTYWVDGRFPLHDPWWEVTCTIRQGRHKNFIKGYPSYRLRTDLGGEGRPLMSLFLKACRAEPDFVNMLMEWLPKDRYVELVTVLDVLQDFEDSSPGNKAVAEQLKSNVKRSEAWTHVRVASLYPEIMKYLPTLLPGQFKDIMNKGTMENVPETSDRDGSTAQERNNTNTLAELEELIKTDAWKLGFNYIMFKELHLVRCEAHMDAFKLCRLFWRFPVLQRNALVVYTELKRRCRADGSTYANQDLLVDKIQKETGVSGAWDALHFLAEQGVLKRESKRVALRNLFGYEKGIAECLRGLVEGDPWKIHLDVREVLQEAQLDRLRAKARERHGSSKADSKISASEAQNDIDQEVKAEHVDLAFPQPATSNAVRHSGETPTCDSPQACEITKLTIKEESATSDSDSSNDSVDIDPSTIELDPDQVRAAEMMCANPVTVISGKGGCGKTTVVSLVFKAAMEQQTSDREEVLKACEDFQNDSQGFINGLLSDDHEEKNDDEGSDSEKPVEVLLTAPTGRAASLLTKRTGFTSYTMHQVLWSFMNTKKDPSGNPQKWKFSKVRVLVVDEGSLVSVQILHSILSMLTKHAQLQKFILLGDVRQLPSIEPGNALFDLFEGLRKVQWAIEMQTNHRAESELIVRNAGLISEMGKKKRYSPLEFDAIVNMMRPSKVPSDKRFIFVQTCGEKDMFDLQDAITYLLSEGPGLEDDKSSQFVTFRRKDCDLINELCCRHYSKHITRTSKNKLNFQPDDKVCCTKNGYVRDHGDKKEVTSFDTARTVQHSAQSSHDNGRNQTQNEQMKEMKEKKERLCNGEIFFIKHDKQEDEGNGRKMIRYLTLDDDNGRVLTCSYRELQRECKLRHAWARTIHTFQGSEAETIVYVLGDSTAQNWQHVYTAVTRGQKRVYVVGRDRDIEGAIKRRIIPRNTQLCRFDTSAVYQQRPENASAQPACSQIPVETPVNHGFGPSQSTPVVSQSPGRQHSKLSRPSCVHQLYEGENEQSRPTCSISLQDDVAFSQTYSWPTMDSFSENENASDRVENAAVSSPSNECSRGSKRIVPVDICSTPTKQPKQTTSEESPLGSSRLNLLSITSPSSKSSRQLFPDSSCSRREQP